One Methanomassiliicoccales archaeon genomic window carries:
- a CDS encoding ABC transporter permease subunit yields the protein MSLALLIKDEMNGFYRSKAMLALFIGMPLVAMLLYFLTPDLEGMPIGAFTALMISSMAGLLASTTLAVSLINERSNGVYDLFLVRPVRRSHILLAKYVAVVACVMIAAALALLLANGYDWFNQGAVELTALGEPMLVTITMACVSCAVAVLVGSLLKSVLAGVILTIYGGNQVSAVIVLTSLQNIMSIEAAAIIGLTISAIVLCVALVVFNRKLNS from the coding sequence TTGAGCCTTGCCTTGCTCATCAAGGACGAGATGAACGGCTTCTACCGTTCCAAGGCGATGCTGGCCCTCTTCATCGGCATGCCATTGGTCGCAATGCTACTGTACTTCCTCACCCCCGACCTTGAGGGCATGCCAATTGGGGCGTTCACCGCGTTGATGATATCATCGATGGCTGGTCTCCTCGCCTCGACCACGCTTGCGGTGAGCTTGATCAACGAGCGTTCCAACGGTGTATACGACCTCTTCCTGGTCAGGCCGGTCAGGCGGTCCCACATACTGCTGGCGAAATACGTTGCGGTGGTCGCATGCGTGATGATCGCCGCGGCCTTGGCACTATTACTGGCCAACGGTTACGATTGGTTCAATCAAGGGGCGGTGGAATTGACGGCGCTCGGAGAACCGATGTTGGTGACCATTACCATGGCATGTGTGTCATGCGCAGTTGCAGTGCTGGTCGGAAGCCTCCTAAAATCGGTCCTGGCAGGAGTGATCTTGACAATTTACGGAGGAAACCAGGTGTCTGCTGTCATCGTCCTGACGTCACTGCAGAACATCATGTCCATCGAAGCGGCGGCGATCATCGGGTTAACGATCTCAGCGATCGTTCTTTGCGTGGCATTGGTGGTGTTCAACCGTAAGTTGAACAGTTGA
- a CDS encoding ABC transporter ATP-binding protein, whose translation MDSIIIENLVKKYGPTMAVDHVNLTVEEGTVFGLIGPNGAGKSTIIRSILGLIPYESGNVLVSGTDMRNANAQRKLKVGYLPQKAAFQEWRTTEQALQILGRLSGLKGDRLKSRIEEVLEQLGIEEYRDRKVSKLSGGTIQKLGFAQAILHEPSVLVLDEPMASLDPASRFQFKKMIKELSDSGTTVLFSSHILSDIEDLVDSVGLLQSGKVRYSGPISGLEKKAALRSELVVELADERGEWRSVNLPGVDISQPSPGYLLMHIDDPERWDATVPKIVEALVRAGCNIRSFNRHNPKLEDIYMAYVGGSN comes from the coding sequence ATGGATTCGATCATAATCGAGAACTTGGTAAAGAAGTACGGACCGACCATGGCGGTGGACCACGTCAACCTTACGGTGGAGGAGGGAACGGTGTTCGGGCTGATCGGTCCTAACGGAGCAGGCAAATCGACCATAATACGATCCATTCTGGGGTTGATACCTTATGAGAGCGGCAATGTCCTGGTATCTGGAACGGACATGCGTAACGCAAATGCGCAAAGGAAGCTCAAGGTGGGTTACCTGCCTCAGAAGGCCGCGTTCCAGGAATGGAGAACGACCGAACAGGCCCTCCAGATACTAGGACGCTTGTCGGGCCTTAAGGGGGACCGACTTAAAAGCAGGATAGAAGAGGTGCTCGAACAACTGGGCATCGAGGAGTATCGGGACAGAAAGGTCAGCAAGCTCTCCGGGGGGACCATCCAGAAGCTTGGCTTCGCCCAGGCCATCCTCCATGAGCCTTCGGTCCTGGTGCTCGACGAGCCCATGGCCTCGTTGGACCCGGCCAGCCGCTTCCAGTTCAAGAAGATGATCAAGGAACTGAGCGATTCTGGAACCACGGTCCTGTTCTCATCTCATATCCTCTCCGACATCGAGGACCTTGTCGATTCGGTCGGGCTCCTGCAGAGCGGCAAGGTCCGCTACTCGGGACCGATCAGCGGTCTGGAAAAGAAGGCCGCTCTCCGCTCCGAACTAGTGGTGGAACTAGCGGACGAGCGCGGCGAATGGAGGTCAGTGAACCTGCCGGGAGTGGACATCAGTCAGCCCTCTCCCGGTTACCTGCTCATGCACATCGACGACCCCGAGCGGTGGGACGCGACCGTGCCGAAGATCGTGGAAGCACTGGTGCGAGCGGGGTGCAACATACGATCGTTCAACCGCCACAACCCTAAGCTGGAGGACATCTACATGGCTTACGTGGGGGGATCGAATTGA
- a CDS encoding AsnC family transcriptional regulator, whose product MDEMDLLIIKELAVDPRLPYSDLADRLSLSINGTHKRTQQLIAKGIIAGFRTRLSPLLTGGSTMELYGRSLSTDLSATMDQIGAHDCTARIIATGGQFLYVVGQVRSNEDIPTYQSFVRDVGKIDDLKTLGMFTAGEPPTKDPLSKLDYRIIRALSLDCRRPLQDVAAELGSTAKTVKRRLESMVSNRMVYYTIDLVLCSSGDLISIVHAKLRPDRQLKDVIPSMINRKDPHLLGISASNLEPNLMFFSIWASDLKELREVEKGLNENGDFDSLYSNLYYDMRLYQTWSEKLIAKRSA is encoded by the coding sequence ATGGACGAGATGGACTTGCTCATCATCAAGGAGCTGGCCGTAGATCCGCGGTTACCGTATAGTGACCTTGCCGATCGCCTATCGTTGTCCATCAATGGCACGCACAAACGCACCCAGCAATTGATCGCCAAAGGGATCATCGCGGGATTCAGGACCCGCCTGAGCCCCCTCCTTACCGGTGGGAGCACCATGGAGCTTTATGGCCGGTCGCTCTCCACGGACCTGTCAGCGACGATGGACCAGATAGGCGCGCATGACTGCACTGCTCGCATAATCGCCACGGGAGGTCAGTTCCTATACGTGGTTGGCCAGGTGCGCTCCAATGAGGATATCCCAACATATCAATCGTTCGTGAGGGATGTCGGCAAGATCGATGACCTGAAGACCCTGGGGATGTTCACTGCCGGGGAGCCTCCGACCAAGGACCCACTTAGCAAGCTAGATTATCGGATCATCCGAGCTCTTTCATTGGACTGCCGGCGCCCCCTGCAAGACGTGGCGGCCGAGTTAGGTTCTACCGCCAAGACCGTGAAGCGACGACTGGAGAGCATGGTATCTAACAGGATGGTGTACTACACTATCGACCTGGTCCTCTGCTCGTCGGGTGACCTTATTTCTATAGTGCATGCCAAGCTGCGTCCCGATCGGCAATTGAAGGACGTTATACCGTCCATGATCAATCGGAAGGACCCTCACCTTCTCGGTATCTCTGCCTCGAACTTGGAACCTAACCTCATGTTCTTCTCCATCTGGGCCAGCGACCTCAAGGAGCTGAGGGAGGTGGAAAAAGGTCTGAACGAAAACGGCGATTTTGATTCGTTATACTCGAACCTGTATTATGATATGAGGCTCTACCAGACCTGGAGCGAAAAATTGATCGCCAAGCGGTCCGCGTGA
- a CDS encoding ABC transporter permease translates to MPIIKISSTSHEVRRWTLTQTISLSGVTFMLSIISFIHERTTGTLARLLSTPVTEGEVVMGYVVAFGFIGLIQSMMVMATALLLFNVQVERSLLLVLLTIFLLGVGMQGLGFLLSANARTEFQAIQFIPLILFPSMLLSGVFWPVQAVPEVLRPISYFLPLTYAVDGARSVMVRGWGLEHIWPDLALLTLFAVAMLLLSVLLMKRRR, encoded by the coding sequence GTGCCTATTATAAAGATATCGTCAACATCGCATGAGGTCCGACGATGGACGCTGACACAGACCATTTCTTTGAGCGGCGTGACCTTCATGCTGTCCATTATCTCCTTCATTCATGAGCGCACCACCGGAACCCTCGCCAGGCTACTTTCCACGCCAGTGACGGAGGGGGAGGTGGTGATGGGGTACGTCGTCGCGTTCGGCTTCATCGGGCTGATCCAGTCCATGATGGTGATGGCGACCGCCCTTCTGCTCTTCAACGTGCAGGTGGAGAGATCGCTCCTGCTGGTGTTGCTGACCATATTCCTGCTGGGGGTGGGGATGCAGGGGCTCGGTTTCCTCCTGTCCGCCAACGCCAGAACGGAGTTCCAGGCCATACAGTTCATCCCGCTGATACTGTTCCCTTCGATGCTGCTGTCCGGGGTCTTCTGGCCCGTTCAAGCGGTGCCGGAGGTGCTGAGGCCCATCTCCTACTTCCTGCCGCTAACCTACGCCGTGGATGGCGCGCGTTCGGTCATGGTAAGGGGCTGGGGCCTGGAACATATCTGGCCGGACCTAGCGTTACTGACGCTGTTCGCCGTGGCCATGCTCCTATTGAGCGTTCTGTTGATGAAACGCAGGAGATAG
- a CDS encoding transglutaminase family protein, whose protein sequence is MVSFREMKEREYIPHTPFVRLMVKGVLSVLKVSAFHLPEVMRMRVVHEDQERYVRPTRMYQLPRYEEGMKSVRSDEKYLRPTLQCDPNDPRIVAMAHEIGAFQVPDRIFVERAHHLVKELMRVEYVPLCGVGETLERGTGTCFHLAGVLIALCRCAGIRARYKIFAMSMIASWYHRMLGADSFMQRWYDSLGYFLLEAEVEIMLDGEWVMAVVGPDAGWQASVGNGISKLGETSLGDWFEAVPGTVMVTESLPYGLAIMGQLMISIAPGSVERVNLNVVKLSTDGDRIIADIGGPEAYDALTRAKTVKMPKMELENKGEITFD, encoded by the coding sequence ATGGTATCGTTCAGAGAGATGAAGGAACGGGAATACATTCCGCACACCCCGTTCGTGCGCTTGATGGTCAAGGGCGTGCTCTCGGTGCTCAAGGTCAGCGCCTTCCATCTGCCCGAGGTGATGCGCATGCGCGTCGTTCATGAGGATCAGGAGCGATACGTACGTCCCACCAGGATGTACCAGCTTCCTAGGTATGAGGAGGGGATGAAGAGCGTTCGTTCCGATGAGAAGTACCTGCGTCCCACCTTGCAATGCGACCCCAACGACCCGCGGATCGTGGCCATGGCCCATGAGATCGGTGCCTTCCAGGTTCCGGACCGCATCTTCGTGGAAAGGGCGCACCATCTGGTTAAAGAGCTCATGCGCGTCGAATACGTCCCGCTCTGCGGGGTCGGGGAGACCCTGGAGCGGGGGACCGGTACCTGTTTCCATCTGGCCGGCGTGCTGATCGCGCTATGCCGCTGCGCTGGAATAAGGGCGAGGTACAAGATCTTCGCCATGAGCATGATCGCCTCCTGGTACCATAGGATGCTGGGGGCGGACTCCTTCATGCAGAGGTGGTACGATTCGCTCGGCTATTTCCTGCTGGAAGCGGAGGTGGAGATCATGCTGGACGGGGAATGGGTGATGGCGGTGGTCGGTCCTGACGCCGGCTGGCAGGCCTCCGTGGGCAACGGCATCAGCAAGTTGGGAGAGACCTCCCTGGGCGACTGGTTCGAGGCGGTCCCGGGTACGGTGATGGTCACCGAATCCCTGCCTTACGGACTGGCCATCATGGGGCAGCTCATGATATCCATAGCACCGGGTTCAGTGGAGAGGGTCAATCTCAACGTGGTCAAGCTGAGCACCGATGGCGACAGGATCATCGCCGACATCGGAGGCCCGGAGGCCTACGACGCCTTGACGCGGGCCAAAACGGTCAAGATGCCCAAGATGGAGTTGGAGAACAAGGGAGAGATCACCTTCGATTGA
- a CDS encoding transglutaminase family protein, translating into MTTLAEIKSNGYMPQRAYLRLMVNGGLSLSKVILLNMRELRRLRVVPADGERYNRPARQYEVPVFKEGMRSCSSREKYLRPTLFCDPHDPVVVAIAHELGAFQVSDRQFTENAYHFVKERMLLEERQINDVRETLMRGSGTCFHLITAFIALCRCAGIKARYKIFAMNMIRSWYDVVIQPDPFIKKWYDSLGYFVLEGEGEVLVDGEWLVANVGPEAEWQAATGTTITKLGEDSIGNWFNAVPGTMMRMESLPYGLKASLDLLHTIAPGSMERVNISMAAQKERGRKILIEAGGLEAYDRLARARQGPRMPKLKLESRDQITFDG; encoded by the coding sequence GTGACGACGCTAGCTGAGATCAAGTCCAACGGGTACATGCCGCAGCGAGCCTACCTCCGGCTCATGGTAAATGGTGGCCTCTCCCTTTCCAAGGTCATCCTGCTGAACATGCGGGAGCTGCGAAGGTTGAGGGTGGTTCCGGCGGACGGTGAGAGATACAACCGTCCGGCCAGACAGTATGAAGTTCCCGTTTTCAAGGAAGGAATGAGGTCCTGCAGTTCCAGGGAGAAATACCTGCGGCCCACACTGTTCTGCGATCCGCACGACCCTGTCGTGGTGGCCATCGCTCACGAGCTCGGGGCGTTCCAGGTCTCGGACCGCCAGTTCACCGAGAATGCCTATCATTTCGTCAAAGAGAGGATGCTGCTGGAGGAGCGCCAGATCAACGATGTGCGGGAGACCTTAATGCGCGGCAGCGGGACCTGCTTCCACCTCATAACCGCCTTCATCGCATTATGCCGATGCGCTGGAATAAAGGCACGGTACAAGATCTTCGCCATGAACATGATCCGGAGCTGGTACGATGTGGTGATCCAGCCGGACCCGTTCATAAAGAAATGGTACGATTCATTGGGGTACTTCGTCCTGGAGGGGGAAGGCGAGGTTCTCGTGGACGGAGAATGGCTGGTGGCCAATGTCGGTCCCGAGGCAGAGTGGCAGGCGGCCACCGGTACGACCATCACCAAGCTCGGTGAGGATTCCATCGGGAACTGGTTCAACGCGGTCCCGGGAACGATGATGAGAATGGAATCGCTTCCTTACGGCCTCAAGGCCTCATTGGACCTTCTACACACCATCGCCCCCGGTTCCATGGAGCGCGTGAACATCAGCATGGCGGCTCAAAAGGAAAGAGGTCGGAAGATCCTCATCGAGGCCGGAGGGCTGGAAGCCTACGATCGTTTGGCCAGGGCGCGGCAGGGTCCGAGGATGCCCAAGTTAAAGTTGGAATCCAGAGATCAGATAACCTTCGACGGATGA
- a CDS encoding ATP/GTP-binding protein produces MRFIYFVGTAGSGKSSLVYAFQEWLTLQGLDSITVNLDPGVENIPYQPDVDIRDWVRVDDVMESYGLGPNGAQIVAADLMAINAKDLAESLEKFRTNYVLVDTPGQIELFAFRQSSEVIMEELGKEDAGLIFLADPNLCKSPSGFVSSVMLAATVHFRFSIPFFTVLSKSDLLKEEELEAILGWSESPESLYDALSGTIDSKVVLSIEMFKALETIGAYKKVVPASALEPSGLEDIYAMLQQSFEGGEDLSSD; encoded by the coding sequence ATGCGCTTCATCTACTTCGTGGGCACCGCCGGCAGCGGCAAGAGCTCCCTTGTCTACGCTTTTCAGGAATGGCTTACATTGCAGGGCTTGGATTCCATCACCGTGAACCTGGACCCTGGTGTTGAGAACATACCTTACCAGCCCGACGTGGACATTCGTGATTGGGTGAGGGTGGACGATGTCATGGAGTCCTATGGACTAGGGCCGAACGGGGCGCAGATCGTTGCCGCTGATCTCATGGCCATAAACGCCAAGGACCTGGCCGAGAGCCTGGAAAAGTTCCGTACCAATTACGTTCTCGTCGACACTCCCGGGCAGATCGAGCTCTTCGCTTTCCGGCAGAGCAGCGAGGTCATCATGGAGGAGCTGGGCAAGGAGGACGCCGGCCTCATATTCCTGGCCGATCCCAACCTCTGCAAGTCTCCGTCCGGGTTCGTATCATCGGTGATGCTGGCCGCCACCGTGCACTTCCGCTTCTCCATCCCCTTCTTCACCGTGCTTTCCAAGAGCGATCTTTTGAAGGAGGAGGAACTCGAGGCCATCCTGGGATGGTCAGAATCCCCGGAATCGCTATATGATGCCCTTTCCGGGACCATCGATTCCAAGGTGGTGCTCAGTATCGAGATGTTCAAGGCGCTGGAGACCATTGGTGCTTACAAGAAGGTAGTACCAGCGTCCGCCCTAGAGCCGAGCGGACTGGAGGATATATACGCCATGCTCCAGCAGTCCTTCGAAGGCGGAGAGGACCTTTCGAGCGATTGA
- a CDS encoding proteasome-activating nucleotidase → MDEELDQSISNEIVEKLELLERQNTELLEEVRRVEGEKRYVESELFRLQKEIKRMRSELERLKSPPLIIGSIKDMLIDGRVIVKSSTGPDFIVTTSEYVPQEDMIVGARVALNKQTLAVMSVLPQSLDPIVTGAEIIDKPIITYEMIGGLDDQILEVREAVEDPLLRPELYKRVGIEPPKGVLLVGPPGTGKTLIAKAVANHTNATFIRFVGSELVQKYIGEGARLVRELFELAREKAPSIIFIDELDSVGAKRLDVATSGDREVQRTLMQLLAELDGFNPLDNIKIIGATNRPDILDDALLRPGRFDRIIEIPLPNYEARLEIFRIHTGRMSVEDDIRLETMASKTDLATGADIKSICTEAGMFAIRDSRDVVTMSDFERAIIKVLDNDSLKCTESGVMFA, encoded by the coding sequence TTGGACGAAGAGCTGGACCAATCCATCTCCAACGAGATCGTGGAGAAATTGGAATTATTGGAGCGCCAGAACACCGAGCTCTTGGAAGAGGTCAGGAGGGTGGAGGGCGAGAAACGGTATGTGGAGAGCGAGCTCTTTCGACTACAGAAGGAGATCAAGCGCATGCGCTCAGAACTGGAGCGCCTGAAGTCCCCGCCGCTCATCATCGGTTCGATAAAGGACATGCTGATCGACGGTCGCGTCATTGTCAAGAGCTCCACCGGACCGGATTTCATAGTGACCACATCGGAGTACGTTCCGCAAGAGGACATGATAGTGGGAGCACGGGTAGCCCTTAACAAGCAGACCCTAGCAGTGATGTCCGTACTGCCGCAATCCTTGGACCCCATCGTGACCGGCGCCGAGATCATTGATAAGCCGATCATCACATACGAGATGATCGGAGGCCTGGACGACCAGATATTAGAGGTTCGAGAGGCCGTTGAGGATCCGTTACTGCGGCCCGAACTTTACAAACGTGTGGGTATCGAACCGCCCAAGGGCGTGCTGCTGGTAGGACCGCCTGGAACCGGAAAGACCCTCATAGCAAAGGCGGTGGCCAATCACACCAACGCAACTTTCATCCGTTTCGTCGGTTCGGAACTGGTGCAGAAGTATATCGGAGAGGGTGCTAGGCTGGTACGCGAGCTGTTCGAGCTAGCCCGTGAGAAGGCTCCGAGCATCATCTTCATCGACGAACTTGATTCTGTCGGCGCCAAACGTTTGGATGTTGCGACCTCCGGGGACCGAGAGGTACAACGCACCTTGATGCAACTGCTGGCCGAGCTGGATGGCTTCAATCCGTTGGACAATATAAAGATCATCGGGGCGACGAACCGTCCGGACATACTGGACGATGCGCTGCTTCGGCCTGGTCGTTTCGACCGCATCATTGAGATCCCCCTTCCGAACTACGAAGCCAGGCTGGAGATCTTCCGCATCCACACCGGCCGCATGAGCGTTGAGGATGACATCCGCCTAGAAACAATGGCGAGCAAGACCGATCTGGCCACGGGCGCGGACATCAAGTCCATATGCACTGAGGCGGGTATGTTCGCCATCCGTGACAGCCGGGACGTGGTGACCATGTCTGATTTCGAAAGGGCCATAATCAAGGTGCTTGACAACGATTCCCTGAAGTGCACCGAGTCAGGGGTCATGTTCGCCTGA
- a CDS encoding MIP/aquaporin family protein, with protein MKSLKQKFTAELIGTMFLVIAAISSTILPIEMFGGEIALTVFINALAVAMVLFALIECLAPVSGAHFNPAVTLVLSRTGEMTRKEAPYYIIAQLTGGLMGVVITHMMFYDTNSVVLTFSENTMTAGQYFAEFVGTFILIGVIYGCVRGKSSHTGLSIAFVVGGMLLSTASTMFANPAVTLARMFTYAICGIAPLSGLVFMAMEVAGALLAMVIFARVLYPKRMTDEICEPGYCPPSLIKIEQ; from the coding sequence ATGAAGTCGCTGAAGCAGAAGTTCACTGCTGAACTGATCGGCACAATGTTCCTGGTCATCGCTGCGATATCCTCCACCATCCTACCCATTGAGATGTTCGGAGGCGAAATAGCCCTCACGGTATTCATCAACGCCCTGGCGGTTGCGATGGTGCTTTTCGCCCTCATCGAATGCCTGGCCCCGGTCTCCGGCGCCCATTTCAATCCTGCGGTGACCTTGGTGCTCTCCCGAACCGGGGAGATGACCAGGAAGGAGGCCCCATATTACATCATAGCCCAGCTCACGGGTGGGTTGATGGGAGTGGTCATAACCCACATGATGTTCTATGACACCAATTCTGTGGTCCTCACGTTCTCTGAGAACACAATGACCGCTGGACAATACTTCGCTGAGTTCGTGGGAACCTTCATCCTGATAGGGGTCATCTACGGATGCGTGAGGGGCAAGAGCTCCCATACCGGATTGTCCATTGCGTTCGTGGTGGGTGGCATGTTGCTGTCCACCGCCAGCACCATGTTCGCCAATCCAGCCGTGACCTTGGCAAGGATGTTCACCTATGCCATCTGCGGCATCGCTCCATTGAGCGGGCTGGTCTTCATGGCCATGGAGGTTGCCGGCGCGCTATTGGCAATGGTGATCTTCGCTCGTGTGCTATACCCTAAGCGCATGACCGATGAGATCTGTGAACCTGGATATTGTCCGCCGTCCTTGATAAAAATAGAACAATAG
- a CDS encoding GTP-binding protein → MLLGTTLLVKGIEMKVRMIIIGGFLGAGKTTLITKLAKELKMSGVNVGIIMNDQADSLVDTQYAEALGLTSGEVAGGCFCCQFPVFLNKAEELIDTSKSQMLIAEPVGSCTDLLATVVAPLQVLYSDMFEVAPLTIMVDAIRILEEGFDRHSVSGYLRAHQLEEAELVVLSKADLVSLEDMQRAVEMVRKINPEAEIVIHSSVNGQGFADVVEAVTSNVVSTRRPKDIDYDLYAQAEAELGWYNGTMVLDFGQGIDSYDLGKKILEGFSARYPKGNIAHAKIMLSSESNALKMSSVRGMVSIDAANGSRLSEGKGKLTINARVVSNPELLRNNIRTMLKEVLGVDVLSFESEDSFAPSPPKPFHRMVD, encoded by the coding sequence TTGTTATTGGGAACGACGCTATTGGTCAAGGGGATCGAGATGAAGGTCAGAATGATCATTATAGGGGGCTTCCTGGGGGCCGGAAAAACGACCCTCATTACGAAGCTGGCAAAGGAATTGAAAATGTCAGGTGTGAACGTCGGGATCATAATGAACGACCAGGCCGACTCCCTTGTAGACACCCAATACGCAGAGGCGTTGGGACTGACGTCCGGCGAAGTGGCCGGAGGGTGCTTCTGCTGCCAGTTCCCTGTTTTCTTAAACAAGGCGGAAGAACTTATAGACACTTCCAAATCCCAGATGTTGATCGCCGAGCCGGTGGGGAGCTGCACAGACCTCCTGGCCACGGTCGTGGCCCCTCTGCAGGTACTATATTCCGACATGTTCGAGGTCGCCCCGTTGACCATCATGGTGGACGCCATCCGGATATTGGAGGAAGGGTTCGACCGTCATTCGGTCAGTGGATACCTTAGGGCGCATCAGCTGGAGGAGGCCGAGCTGGTGGTACTTTCCAAAGCCGACCTGGTCTCTCTCGAGGATATGCAAAGGGCGGTCGAGATGGTGAGGAAGATCAACCCCGAAGCGGAGATCGTCATTCATTCCTCGGTCAACGGGCAAGGGTTCGCCGATGTCGTGGAAGCGGTCACATCCAATGTGGTGAGCACCAGGAGACCAAAGGACATCGATTACGATCTCTACGCTCAGGCGGAGGCCGAGCTGGGATGGTACAATGGAACGATGGTCTTGGACTTCGGACAGGGGATCGACTCCTACGACCTAGGTAAAAAAATACTGGAGGGTTTCTCGGCAAGATATCCCAAGGGGAACATCGCACACGCCAAGATCATGCTCTCTTCGGAGAGCAACGCACTGAAGATGTCCTCGGTAAGGGGAATGGTATCCATAGACGCCGCCAATGGCTCCCGGTTATCCGAAGGGAAGGGAAAGCTGACCATAAACGCCAGGGTGGTCTCCAACCCCGAGCTGCTCAGGAACAATATCAGGACCATGCTCAAGGAGGTGCTGGGTGTTGACGTTCTGTCCTTCGAGAGCGAGGACAGTTTCGCACCATCGCCCCCCAAGCCGTTCCACAGGATGGTCGATTGA
- a CDS encoding multiprotein bridging factor aMBF1: MICEMCGKEMASLLPVRIEGTILNVCRDCARFGDNVKAGNKQSTTEPSVIQARLQNRERRMKTRDVYEGVEESIELAEDYSKRIKEAREKLGWKQEELAAKMNERESIIHKLESGGMHPDDTLIKKVERTLDIKLKEKVLLTKTEKAPSGKALTLEDFIKKKK; this comes from the coding sequence ATGATTTGCGAAATGTGCGGGAAGGAGATGGCGAGCCTGCTGCCCGTGAGGATCGAGGGAACGATCCTGAACGTATGCCGGGACTGCGCCCGCTTCGGTGACAATGTAAAGGCTGGGAATAAGCAATCGACGACCGAACCGTCGGTGATCCAGGCACGGCTGCAGAACCGGGAGCGGAGGATGAAGACCCGGGACGTGTACGAAGGTGTGGAGGAGTCCATAGAACTGGCCGAGGATTACTCCAAGCGCATCAAGGAAGCGAGGGAGAAGCTCGGCTGGAAGCAGGAGGAACTGGCGGCCAAGATGAACGAGAGGGAAAGCATCATTCATAAGTTAGAGAGCGGAGGGATGCATCCCGACGACACGCTCATCAAGAAGGTGGAAAGAACCCTCGACATCAAGCTCAAGGAAAAGGTTCTACTTACCAAGACGGAGAAGGCTCCCAGCGGCAAGGCTTTGACCTTAGAGGATTTCATAAAGAAGAAGAAGTAA
- a CDS encoding DUF2240 family protein has protein sequence MSELQRTVAVVFNRKGKKMLSEREFINALFFELKWSDPTGTGRIEAKEAQRIMEAAIRKGLLEIVEGYVKPTFDHKSIEVPLNYRPTKDLIKELGDPDSPPPSVESPKTDKTAPVRTEAKPVFSVIIDDIAAKSGWNKREVVSRINRVMENLSIDAEVAALLIGRDAGVDAGKYLLEVKEEVLRK, from the coding sequence ATGAGCGAGCTCCAGAGGACCGTGGCCGTGGTTTTCAACCGCAAGGGTAAGAAGATGCTGTCCGAACGGGAGTTCATAAACGCTCTGTTCTTTGAATTGAAATGGTCCGATCCCACAGGCACTGGAAGGATCGAGGCCAAGGAGGCCCAGCGTATCATGGAAGCGGCCATACGCAAAGGACTTCTGGAGATCGTGGAGGGATACGTCAAGCCCACCTTTGATCACAAGTCGATAGAAGTGCCGCTCAACTACAGGCCGACCAAGGATCTGATCAAGGAGCTGGGCGACCCGGATTCTCCTCCTCCTTCGGTCGAATCACCAAAAACGGACAAGACCGCCCCGGTAAGGACAGAGGCGAAACCGGTCTTCTCAGTTATCATCGACGACATCGCCGCAAAGTCCGGATGGAACAAAAGGGAAGTGGTATCCCGTATCAATCGGGTGATGGAGAACTTGTCCATAGACGCAGAGGTGGCGGCGCTCCTGATCGGTCGGGACGCCGGCGTGGACGCCGGGAAATATCTTTTAGAGGTGAAGGAAGAGGTTTTACGGAAGTGA